The segment AGGCAGATATCACAGTTGTTACTTATTCCCAGAATTGGGAACAGAGTGGTGACAAGTCCAAGCTCCGGATCCTTCTTGTAAGTTACTTGCCATAATAATGTTTGGTAAATATTATGGGAagaacaatttattttttttctcctTAGGTATTAAAGATTGGAACATATGGGAAGCACAATCACCTTGTTTTGTTAACTTTGTTTCTAGCCTGACTGATTGATGTGTAAGCTAATAGATGATCTCAGGTTAGTCATTTACGGTGTTTTTGATGGATAATTCCTTGTCCTCCAGAGTTTTGGCCAGCACGCACGGGAGCTTATTTCGTCGGAACTTGCTTTACGGATCTTATCGGCCTTAGGCGAAGAACAGTTTCCACCCGAAATGGACCCTGCTTCCTTGCATGATACCCTCGAGAATGTAGTTATAAAGGTATATTTTATATACTTGCAACAACATTCTAGCCTTTTGTGTTTCCACACAACATTAACTAATGTACCATCTGTCATTGGAGGAAGTATGATCAAGATTTTGTTATTTAATATATGTTGTACTAACTTGACTGCTAATGTCCAAATGCTATGTTAGATAGTGCCAATGGAGAATTTGAATGGCCGCAAGATTGTTGATGCAGGAGAACTTTGTGAAAGGAGAAATGGTAATGCAATTTATCACAATAATATAAAGGTTTAATTATGCCCTTAGTCTCTATAATCTTCGGACTTTCGAAATTTAacatctatatttttattttcaagaatttaatctATCTGCTCGACTGGTTTGAAAATCAATAGCAAATACTCTAATTTAACAGAAGTCAGTTAACAGTAATATTAAcaatactttaatttttaaatcagaTCCTGATATTAAAAGCAGAGGGGCTAAATTTCAAAAGtctgaaaagtaaagggactGGTGGTAGAACTAGATGTGATATAAAAATATCTAGTATCCTTTGGTTAAGAAATTGGTTTTTTTGGCAGGGAGAGGAGTTGATCTCAACCGGAATTGGGCTGTAAATTGGGGAAAGAAGGAAAAGGTTCATTTTGCCTTTGCATTTTCTTCATGCAAACTTTATTTCATATAGTTTAAGTTTTGTATCCATTTACATGGTGAGGCCTTTCTTCATTGAAAAAATTCCTTCAATCATGTAGGACTATGATCCAGCTGAAGAGTATCCTGGAACTGCTCCTTTTAGCGAGCCTGAAACCCAAATCATGCGGGAAATTGCCGTATCCTTTAATCCTCACATATGGGTCAACGTGCACTCTGGGACCAATGTAAGCAATCCTATATGCATCCCCACATGACAAAACTAATTGGAGCAAGACAAAAACTTTGGATGTGGATCTTGGATAATCTTGTTTTATgcttttagtcctttttgctctCAGGGGTAGGTCTGATATGCTGCCTGTATGacctttttctttttataattcaTTTTTGTAGGGACTGTTTATGCCATATGACCACAAAAAAAGCACCCCTGATGGGTTGCCATCACAACGAATGAGAGAGTTGCTTGATGAACTTAATGTTCTTTATTGCAGCAAGCGTTGCTTGGTCGGTTCAGGTGGAACTGCGGTCGGGTTTGTATTCTCATACTTGAAGCAATGATGATTTGTGCTAATTTGTGGTAGCATCATTCTAGTTAAGGCATATAGTATATACTATGGCATATAGTACATACTTATATTACTCCATGAATGGGCATTTAATACCAAGAACTCTTTCTAGTTGGAGCAGGAGCAGTGATATATATGAATGTTACTGATTTCAGGTATCTGGCACATGGGACAGCAACAGATTACATGTATGATGTTGTGAGAGTGCCCATGGCATTCACCTTTGAGGTAATTGAAATGCAAACAGTGTTTTCATTGAATAATTTAAAGCAAAGTTACCTCATTGACATTTAGAAACTTGCATGTTGGGTGGCAGATCTATGGAGATGATAAAGCCTCAGGTGCAGACTGCTTTAAAATGTTCAATCCAATAGACCAGACCACCTTCAAGGTTAAAGCCGATTGCTTGACACTCATTGTCTGTTTCATTTTGTTTCTCATAACATACGAAtattgcatacatatatatatatatacaattctGAACTTTGTTCTATTTTTTTGGTTGAAAAATAGTTAGTTTATTTTGAGTAACAACTAACAAAGATTTTGTTTATGTATCCAGAGAGTTATGGACCAGTGGTGTGCTTCTTTTTTCACACTTTTTAAACTGGGACCTGTGTGCTTGATGTAAATTCCACTAATAAGAAGAAATAGGTAGGGGTGAACAGAATTTGAAAAtcgattaaattttttaaaattaaatatattgagTTATTTGAGTTTTTTATTCAACTCGAataaatgattaaaattaaatagctCAAGTTATTGGAATAATTAATTATAGTTTAACTTTACATCGTAGGTTTTGATCAACTCAATGATTGGAAGGACATTTGTGGTCTGCTCAAGCTGATTCTTTTGCAATGACTAAAGGACTCATGGATGTTGTGTTTCAACAGTAAGATTTTTTCTTTTGTGAAtttctttcattattttttaTGTCAAATCGTTAAGAAAAATGATGTAATTAGGTGAAAATTCTTTAAGCGGAATTTCAAATTCCATGATTTTTAgctttttattaaatgttttctAATTATGTAAAACTTAATAAGATTTGTTTTATCATGCTCGCATATAATGGAATATTTCTTGTTTGATTCAATTGACTTGTACTAAAACAAATTaaggcttagtttggatgggcggtgtgtTTACCTCCGGTGAGATTAAAAACagcggtggcggtgagattagttACTGTTGCGATGAGATTGGATACTGTAGCGGTGAGATTAGAAACAGCGGTGGAGTGTGTGTTTGGATTCAAACGCAGCTGTAGCGGTGaggtgaaaatgaaaaatgactattaaggacatcatattagaattgatatataatagaagtttttaaattattttacttatataaaattattaaaatatgttaatttataaatttatttaataaaatattaaaatgtatcttttaatattttattataaatattttaatgaattatataatcaatttaaattatttattagataaaatgataataatttttaatttttaatttttattatataaccaATGTTTAAAACGAATGAAATCATCAGATTTTCTTTCATATGCTCCATTCTTCCTTTGCcttctaaaaattctaagttatgTTCTCCATTCTTGACTGTAGCTAAAAGCTTGAACTTCAAGCatttttccttcatattttaCCCGGGTATAATACGTTGTCTTTGGTGCTCTGTTTGAAATTTTACTTTACCCGATTAAAATGTGTTGAAACTCCAACATAGATAGCAGAATTTGGCCGCCAAATCTGAAAAAAAATAACAGATTGATAGAGAAACTttaaggataaaatggtaaaataataaaTGGAAGTTCAACCAGTGAGCTTCTCTTCTGAAAGCTCCAGTTGATTTTGGGATAGCGATGCGGTGAGAATTGATTTTGGTTGCACTGAAACACTCAACCAAACAGCTTCCCAGTGAGGTTGGGAGTCCAACTGCACCTCACTGACTTTAAACAGTGAACCAAAGGAAGCCTAAGTTTAATTGACAAAGACTAATACAAAAATTTTCActtaattcaacttaatattcAGTACTAAAAATGGGTATCAATAGTGATTTTGTATTTGTTAAGATGAATTAGTGGTACCTTTGCATTTTCACTACGTTCTTATTGTAGACTCTTCATTTTCATCTCTTCTTGCCATTTGCGGTTTACTAGAGGTTAAAAGACAAGGTTGTTTTGAATTATACAAGTAGATCATGCATGACACGGTGAGgtaaaaatgtttttatttaagATACCATCATAAGTTTGGTGGATGTCCAAGAATAGGCGGGACTTAGGTTTTGTAAAaaccaaaaaacaaaaaataaaaaattgaaagatGAAAAATAGATGTGAAAAAAAAATAATTGTTTTCCATCCCTTACTTGGTaagttgaaaaatgaaaatatatatataaaacatttaaaatatataatgttGAACTAGGATACACCTTTCATTCATTTCCCTTGTCTCATTGTtccaatataaaataattaatttttatgccTTAGGTAAAATTAATCAtctctcttattttctttttttcatttttctttctaaCCAACCATAATctaaattatattttcttttcacttttccaCTCCCTCCTTTCATCCTCCACTTTTCTACCCAGCCAAATACACATTTAGTGAAGGGCTTTGATTAACTAACCTAAGAAACCAAATAATTAATTCTTGGACACCTTTCAAATATCCCCTAGGGGCAATTTCTAAATTTACCACAGCAGAAGCACCAATCGAAAAATGAATCAATCACACAGAAATAATCCAAAATGTCTCCTAACACATGTTTGGAGTTCAAACCAATATGATTAAATGATAGGAACCAcctaaaacaaaaattaattaattaattaaaaaaaaagtctcCTCATGATGCTGAAGTGGGAGGTTTGTCTGATTGGTCATCACCTGGACGAGGCGATGACCCAAAATCAAGGGGAGGGTAGACACCTGGCGGCCTCTCCCGAGGTTGTATGGATAGCAACTGGCTTGAGTCGCCCACCACATCTGCCCATCCATAGTGAGGTTCACTCCTTCAACAAAAGCGAACGCTTATCAGATTTCTGTTGCAAACTATCTTCACAGTCATATATTTCATGTACTCTTTCTCATATTAACACAAAAATAAAAGCATTTACAGACTGTTGAACTAAGCCAAAAGCCGCAAGCTCTTACTCATAGTACGTCTCTTCGTCAACAACAATATCCCAGCTTTCACCAGTTGTGCTCTTTCCATATTTGTGAACTTTTCTGTTTATATCAAAAAGCAAATTAGTCTCTCCTGTGGAAAGACATGATCAAATAAACAAAGCCTGGGTCTAATTTTAATCACAATGTAATCTAGCATAAGAAGAAGATGGCGCAGTTAATACATGCAAATTCTAGCTTATTAACATCAAAAAGTTTAAAGGTTTGAAGTCCTGTTCCATACCCGTTTCCAAAATGCTCCTCACCCCATTTTCTTGACCAGCCTAAGAGATCAAGAATATCTTAGCAACAAGAGTCAATATGAGCAACAAACACAAACATGAAATACCACAAATTGCTTGAACTTTATAGAGGAACTTTAGGATAAACATCCCTTAGGTCACTTCTatataccaaaaagaaaaaaaaaaatcatacaatATAAATCCATTGTACTGAATGAGATTAGCAACCATTAAAGCCTGCCTTCAGAGTGTTGATGGATTCTACTGATCACTGTTAATTCTATGAAAGGGAACAATATTCAACTACTTAGCCTTTACTTCCAACTAAGACATAAGCTTTCTTGTTATGTACCCATATATAAATTTCATTTCTCATTGGTAGATCAACATAGGCTACgttggaaaaaaaaattgttcccAAAAGTTCCTTGTAACACCAATTAGGCAATTCATTTCGGCATAAACTGATTTTTGAGATCTTCTGCAGGTTTTCGCCTACTGATACGGTTGTCATGCTAAATGCAAACTTTTGACAAATATATAGAATAGTTTTTGCTTAAGGATAATCAAATATGGTTTACTTATCCAACCTATGAGATATTATGTACAACCTAAACTAGAAAACAAAAAACTTTGGAAAATTGTAAAAGCGTCACAATTCACACACAGAGAAAATGAAATGACTATACATACGTTCGCCACTCGGAGATACATGCCATGTTTCCCCTTGACGCGAGCCAATACCGGCAAAGAACTTCTCTTCCCACTTATCTCCCCATTTAGTTCCCAATTCAGTCTCAGCCCATTTATCTGTCCTGCATATTATAAAAAcagaaattttaatataaccataGGAAAGCGCTTGAAGTGGGATGGCGGTGGCCTGACAAATATGAGAATATAAAGGGAAGAATTTTATAATCCAATATCAATTCAAGTATTCTTATGAAGATAATCAGAAAAAACATGGTATGATACGGTTTCAGTCATATTACCATCTTAGGATCGTAAATTCATATAAAGAAGATCACAAGTTAGATCTACTAGTAATAAAAATCTAGTAGTCAACACTAGTACACTGAATGATTCTGCATAAAGGCTAattgagaaattaccatttgagAACAGATCCACTTCCATCATAATGCTCTCCCCACTTCTCCCACCATGACTGTTCATTCAGTCTACCATACTTATGTGCCCCTTTTTCTGTCCAGCCTTTAGCATCATACTTCTCCCACCTACCAAATTAGGTTTATCACATGTAGTATTGATAGTAGGAATTCATTATAAGAATGGTATTTAATACCATGGATTTCATACCATTTCTCATGCCAACCAGCATTTTCACTGCCTGATTTAGCTTCCTTCTGAGCACTCCTCTCTATCCTTGCTAAATTACTGCATTTTCAGAAATCCAGTAATGATTGTATTGATGATAAATTGCGGGAATGGTAAACTGGAAAAATCCTTTTTTGTCTCTATATGATAATTTATGGATGTAAAGTTATGTGTTTCCTGATCAGTTAAATAATGTGCAAATAGTGACCTCCATTCATCTTGATGAAGCACCTCTTGCCAAGTTTCCCACCATGAGTCTCCTTCAGCAT is part of the Gossypium arboreum isolate Shixiya-1 chromosome 5, ASM2569848v2, whole genome shotgun sequence genome and harbors:
- the LOC108452605 gene encoding uncharacterized protein LOC108452605 — encoded protein: MAASFHLFFIIFLSGFAAFPIFSFVYANANTTQHSWTPINHHLYHSGEGLIEKIKSLVHRHPDKLTVETIQAGTKDYKADITVVTYSQNWEQSGDKSKLRILLSFGQHARELISSELALRILSALGEEQFPPEMDPASLHDTLENVVIKIVPMENLNGRKIVDAGELCERRNGRGVDLNRNWAVNWGKKEKDYDPAEEYPGTAPFSEPETQIMREIAVSFNPHIWVNVHSGTNGLFMPYDHKKSTPDGLPSQRMRELLDELNVLYCSKRCLVGSGGTAVGYLAHGTATDYMYDVVRVPMAFTFEIYGDDKASGADCFKMFNPIDQTTFKRVMDQWCASFFTLFKLGPVCLM
- the LOC108449959 gene encoding uncharacterized protein LOC108449959; translated protein: MVASSRGFTTQLELKLSTLFISYGLAPSKKKRMCFPCDPLTILSRISCCCSEPVVPVRRGSGSGKSNEKVEDWRFDSKKSPHRVRVQASSAMPFASAQSRFTSKQEKFYSRCTPRNSGPQSRDTPPKRDTGIANEKDWGISLLNESVNESGTNEDGSTWYQESGEDLGENGHRCRWTRMGGKSHDGSSEWKETWWEKSDWSGYKELGVEKSGRNAEGDSWWETWQEVLHQDEWSNLARIERSAQKEAKSGSENAGWHEKWWEKYDAKGWTEKGAHKYGRLNEQSWWEKWGEHYDGSGSVLKWTDKWAETELGTKWGDKWEEKFFAGIGSRQGETWHVSPSGERWSRKWGEEHFGNGKVHKYGKSTTGESWDIVVDEETYYESEPHYGWADVVGDSSQLLSIQPRERPPGVYPPLDFGSSPRPGDDQSDKPPTSAS